The DNA segment CAGGCAGCACCAGCCTTCGCTGCATCGGCCGTTTGCCGGCGCGGCATTCGGGAGACACTGCCCGCCGCGCTCGCTTGACTTGAAACTGTGGGAAGACACCACGCCGTCTTATGTCGATAACACATGGATAAAGGGAATATCGGGCCTAAAGGTGCTGCCGGATCGGCCGGAGACCGCCAAGGGCAATGATGCGCAGCACCCCGGAGAGCAAAGCTTCAATCCGGGCGATGGCATCGGTTCATCAAGGTGGCGCCTGCCACCCCGTCCGCTTCTCGTCCTGCGGCCACAAAGCCGCAGGAGAGGAGAAACAGCAGTCAGCAAGCCATTGCTTAGAGCTTGTACAACATGGTGTCGTTCCAGAAGCGGTCGAGGCGCTGCAGGAGCTTGTTCATCTGGCCGAACTCGTCGGTGCCGATGCCGCCGACCTTCTGGATCGAACCGATATGGCGTTCATAGAGCTTGGCAACCGTTTCGGCGATCTCCTGGCCCTCGTCGGTCAGGCTGATGCGGACCGAGCGGCGATCGACGCGCGAGCGCTGGTGATTGATGAAGCCGAGATCAACCAGCTTTTTAACATTGTAGGATACGTTGGAGCCGAGATAGTAACCGCGCGAGCGCAGTTCACCGGCGGTCAGTTCCGAATTGCCGATGTTGAAGAGGAGAAGCGCCTGGACGGCGTTGACGTCGGAGCGGCCCGAGCGGTCGAATTCGTCCTTGACGACGTCGAGCAGGCGGCGGTGAAGACGCTCAACCAGGTGAAGGGATTCCATGTAGAGCGAACGGATCGCATCTTCGTGGGGATCTTTGACGGTAACGGCCTGCGGTTTCATTTTGGTGTTCATGATGACTGCCTCACTGTTTTGTTTGGCGGTGTATGTTTCTCTTCCCGCCTTGAGGTAGACACTATCGAATACGTATAAAATTCTACTTAAACACCAGCCTTAACAGCGCCTTACTATCCACAGCCTTTGTCTCAGGGTAAATCAATTCTTGCAGCCTTCGCCAGGCGGGCCCGCTGATGCAGGATCGCGGCCCGGAAAAGCA comes from the Pararhizobium qamdonense genome and includes:
- the ldtR gene encoding transcriptional regulator LdtR, whose amino-acid sequence is MNTKMKPQAVTVKDPHEDAIRSLYMESLHLVERLHRRLLDVVKDEFDRSGRSDVNAVQALLLFNIGNSELTAGELRSRGYYLGSNVSYNVKKLVDLGFINHQRSRVDRRSVRISLTDEGQEIAETVAKLYERHIGSIQKVGGIGTDEFGQMNKLLQRLDRFWNDTMLYKL